The following coding sequences are from one Candidatus Eremiobacteraceae bacterium window:
- a CDS encoding aspartate-semialdehyde dehydrogenase — protein sequence MKRGARIAIVGATGLVGESLLATLEERGFEPSKLALFASARSGGSTRAAFGKSWPVRELAGAGDLAGVDIAFFAAGSATSSAYARAAASSGALVIDKSAAFRLDESVPLVVPEINAARAIGARLIANPNCATIPLALTLAPIAQEFGLVWTSVATYQSVSGAGRAALDEYRAQCAGAQEVEALPRRVAGSVIPENGSFDADGHADEERKIAAELKKILELPDLRVSATSVRVPVAVGHCEAVSFGTRRPATRAQIAGVLRAAHGLKFLDGNGYATPLDVVGTDDVVVGRLRPDDAHESAWLCWIACDNLRKGAATNAVQIAEAIGAASGVAT from the coding sequence GTGAAGCGCGGCGCGCGCATCGCGATCGTCGGTGCGACCGGACTGGTCGGTGAGTCGCTCTTGGCGACGCTGGAAGAGCGCGGCTTCGAACCTTCGAAGCTCGCACTGTTCGCAAGCGCTCGGTCGGGGGGTTCCACGCGCGCGGCGTTTGGCAAATCGTGGCCGGTGCGCGAACTCGCCGGCGCCGGCGACTTGGCGGGCGTCGATATCGCGTTTTTCGCCGCCGGATCCGCGACGAGCTCGGCGTATGCGCGCGCAGCGGCTTCGAGCGGCGCGCTCGTGATCGACAAATCGGCCGCGTTCAGACTCGACGAGAGCGTGCCGCTCGTCGTGCCGGAGATCAATGCTGCACGGGCGATCGGCGCCCGCCTCATCGCAAACCCCAACTGCGCCACGATCCCGCTTGCGTTGACGCTTGCACCGATCGCGCAAGAATTTGGACTCGTCTGGACGAGCGTCGCTACCTATCAGAGCGTCTCGGGCGCCGGGCGAGCCGCGCTCGACGAATATCGCGCACAGTGCGCGGGAGCGCAAGAGGTTGAGGCGCTGCCGCGCCGCGTCGCAGGGAGCGTCATACCAGAGAACGGTTCGTTCGATGCGGACGGCCACGCCGACGAAGAACGGAAGATCGCTGCGGAGTTGAAGAAGATACTCGAACTCCCAGATCTGCGCGTCTCGGCCACGTCCGTGCGCGTGCCGGTCGCCGTCGGGCACTGCGAGGCGGTTTCGTTCGGCACGCGGCGGCCGGCCACGCGGGCGCAAATCGCCGGCGTATTGCGTGCTGCGCACGGGCTGAAGTTTCTCGACGGCAACGGCTACGCCACGCCGCTCGACGTCGTCGGCACCGACGACGTCGTTGTCGGGCGATTGCGCCCCGACGATGCCCATGAGTCAGCGTGGCTCTGCTGGATCGCATGCGACAACTTGCGCAAGGGCGCTGCGACG